The proteins below are encoded in one region of Telopea speciosissima isolate NSW1024214 ecotype Mountain lineage chromosome 10, Tspe_v1, whole genome shotgun sequence:
- the LOC122642416 gene encoding TOM1-like protein 2 produces the protein MDRLKLAALGERLKTGGAQMSRMVSGKMKEILQAPTPESKMVDEATSDSLEGPNWGLNLRICALINSEEFSGQEVVRAIKKKFASKNMVNQRLSLDLLEACAMNCDKVFSEVASEKVLDEMVKMINNPQTYYSNTQRALDLIHAWGGSEDLAYLPVFRQTSMNLKSKNIPRSKQSYRNSIPLYDPLAPDVHQQPFSPPEIYPMAPHFDPHGIDHTDIAYHGGGFPVEEKKEFLVVTRNSIDILSSILNSQAEPKSLKDDLTLSMVEKCKESQPVLQRIIESTSDDDGMLFEALNLHEELQQVISKYEEMTAIPVVTWAQPKSPGTKGSGSATLDEIPNRAEKPHPLKDGESSETDHERKFLLE, from the exons ATGGATAGGTTGAAACTAGCGGCGTTGGGTGAGAGATTAAAGACTGGAGGTGCTCAAATGAGTAGAATGGTTAGTGGGAAAATGAAGGAAATTTTACAAGCTCCGACACCTGAATCGAAGATGGTTGATGAAGCAACATCAGATAGTTTGGAAGGACCGAATTGGGGTTTGAATTTACGGATATGTGCTTTGATCAACAGTGAAGAGTTTAGCGGTCAGGAAGTTGTGAGAGCCATAAAGAAGAAGTTTGCTAGCAAGAACATGGTGAATCAAAGGTTGAGTCTTGATCTGTTAGAGGCTTGTGCCATGAATTGTGATAAAGTTTTCTCAGAGGTGGCTTCTGAGAAGGTCTTGGATGAGATGGTTAAGATGATTAATAATCCTCAGACCTATTACAGTAATACACAAAGAGCTTTGGATTTGATCCACGCTTGGGGCGGATCTGAAGATCTTGCGTATCTGCCTGTGTTTCGCCAGACTTCCATG AACTTGAAGAGCAAAAACATCCCACGATCAAAGCAGAGTTATAGGAATTCGATTCCCCTTTATGATCCTTTGGCTCCAGATGTTCATCAACAACCATTTTCTCCTCCTGAAATATATCCCATGGCTCCTCACTTTGATCCACATGGTATAGATCATACTGATATTGCATATCATGGTGGTGGTTTTCCggtggaagaaaagaaagaatttctTGTTGTAACTCGAAATAGCATTGATATTCTGTCTAGCATTTTGAACTCTCAAGCAGAACCGAAATCCCTCAAG GATGATCTGACGTTGAGCATGGTGGAAAAGTGCAAGGAGTCACAGCCTGTTTTACAGAGGATCATAGAAAGCACTAGTGATGATGATGGAATGCTCTTTGAGGCTCTAAATCTTCATGAGGAGCTCCAACAAGTCATTTCCAAGTATGAGGAGATGACAGCAATACCAGTTGTGACATGGGCACAACCCAAAAGTCCTGGCACAAAAGGCAGTGGTTCAGCCACTCTGGATGAAATCCCAAACAGGGCAGAAAAGCCACATCCCCTGAAAGATGGAGAGAGCAGTGAAACCGACCATGAGAGGAAATTTTTACTGGAGTGA